The region ACACCAAGATCAGCGAGGAGATGAAGGATGCAGACCTGGTGAAGCTGGTGGAAATAATCGGTTATAAAGAAGGACTTCCTGTGGTTACGGATCCCGGCATACTTTCTCCTAAGAAATTTATTGACGAGGTATTACAGATTCGAGTTCCCAATCCATTTATGCCTGATACGCCCCAGAGAATTGCATGCGATACCTCCCAGAAGCTGTCCATCCGTTTCGGTGAAACCATCAAGGAGTATATGGCAAGGCCTGAGCTGGATGTGAAGTCCCTTAAGTTCATACCTATGGTTCAGGCAGGCTGGTGCCGTTACCTGTTAGGGGTAGACGATGAGGGCAATACCTTCACCGTGAGCCCTGACCCAATGTATGAGGGCCTGGCTGAGAAGCTGCAGGGTGTGAGGGTAGGGGAGCCTTGTAATGTACACGAGGTGCTTCAGCCTATTTTAAGCGATGCCAAGATATTCGGAGTGGACCTGTATGAGGCAGGGCTGGGCGAATATGTGGAGAGCATTTTCGCTGAAATGACAGCAGGCAGGGGTGCTGTAAGAGCTGCCCTTCAGAAACACCTGGCAGAGGCATAATCATATTTGATTTATAAAACATGGATTTAGAGGATTATGGGTTTATAAAAATATGGGTTCCGGCCCCAGGCCGGCCCGGCGCACGCCCGGACAATGGCATACAGCCGTTGCCCGGGCGTTCTGTGCAGCTGAAGGCAGACATTGGTATTTACAAGAAGTGGGAGAAATTAATGAAATTGTAACAAAAAAGTCATATTTTATATACAAAACAGGAAGAATATGGTATTATAGTGGGAACGAACGGATGTTTATGTCTGATTCACTGAACTTACAGGCATTTGCCTTTTTGATATAGATTAAGAATGGAAATGGGAATTTCCAGGAATCATAAGATAATTGGGAAAGACAGAGGTTACGTATGAAAAGGTGGATAGCAGCAGGCATATTAATTCTTGCATTGACAGGATGTTCCCGGTATGAACCGGCAAAGGAGATAACCAGGTCCCAGAAGGAAGCCGCGCGGCCTGAGGAAGCAGAGGCACAGTCCGGGCAGGAGACCCAGGAGGCGGAGGCGGTTGATTCGGAGGTCATTACCATTTCCTCATATCCCCCCAGGAACCCGGTAAAGGTTAAGGGTATCTATGTGTCCGCCTATGTGGCCGGAACCGGCGATATGATGGATAAAATCATTGAGGAGCTCGACAGGACGGAGCTCAATGCAGTGGTCATTGATGTAAAGGACGACCAAGGAAGGATTACCTATGCCATGGATTCCCCTACGGTAAATGAGATAGGGGCCTGCCATGTTTTTATCCGGGACATGCCGGCTCTTATGGCAAAGCTTAAGGAGCACGGAATCTATACCATAGCCAGGGTGGTGGCCTTCAGGGACCCCTATCTTGCGGAACAGAAGCCCGAATGGAGCCTTCATGTGGCGGATGACAAAATTTACCGGGATAATAAGGGCCTCGCATGGGTAAATCCCTATAAGAAGGAAGTCTGGGATTATCTGGTCGAGGTGGGGAAAAAGGCAGGCGAGGTGGGATTTGACGAAATTCAGTTCGATTACATCCGATTTGCCGTGGACAGGACCATGAATGACGTTGTGTTTGACGATGGGGATACCCAGGGGCGTAATAAGACCCAGGCAATTACGGAATTCATAAGCTATGCGTATGATGAGCTGGCAAAGGAAGGACTCTTTGTGTCGGCTGACGTATTCGGCGCCATCATGCGCAGCGAAGAGGACGCGGCTGCCGTAGGCCAGGAATACGAGGACATGGCGGAGCATCTGGATTATATATGTCCCATGATTTATCCATCCCACTATGGGCCGGGAAATTTTGGAATAGAGTATCCAGATACCCAGCCTTATGATACAATATTAAATGCATTGAATGGTTCCAGGGAGCTTCTGGCCGCATCCGCGAAGGATGACACGCCTCAGGCAGTGGTAAGGCCGTGGCTTCAGGACTTTACGGCGTCCTATCTGGAACATTATATTAGATATGGCGACGAACAGGTGAGGCAGCAGATTCAGGCTGTCTACGATGCCGGCTATGACCAGTGGATTCTCTGGGATGCAGGTGTCAGCTATCACTACGGCGGGCTGCTGACTCCGGAGGAAGCGGCAAAAGAGGACGAGCGAATAGCCCGGTAAAGCACCGCCCGGTAAAACGGCGGAACATAAAGCCATATGAAAAGGATGGTGACAGGCATTGTTCGATTTAGAGGAAGAACTGAAGAAACTCCCGGCCAGTCCGGGGGTTTATCTTATGCACAATGACAGAGATGAGATCATATACGTGGGCAAGGCCATCAGTCTTAAGAACCGGGTCAGGCAGTATTTTCAGAGCAGCAGGAATAAGACGGCTAAAATTGAACAGATGGTGTCCCACATTGCGTGGTTTGAATATATCCTGACGGATTCCGAGCTGGAAGCCCTGGTGCTGGAGTGCAACCTGATTAAGGAGCACAGGCCGCGGTACAACACCATGTTAAAGGATGACAAAAGCTATCCCTATATCAAGGCAACCATGGGGGAGGATTTTCCGCGCCTTTTGTTTGCCAGGGATATGAAGAAGGACGGCAGGAGCCGT is a window of Enterocloster clostridioformis DNA encoding:
- a CDS encoding putative glycoside hydrolase — protein: MKRWIAAGILILALTGCSRYEPAKEITRSQKEAARPEEAEAQSGQETQEAEAVDSEVITISSYPPRNPVKVKGIYVSAYVAGTGDMMDKIIEELDRTELNAVVIDVKDDQGRITYAMDSPTVNEIGACHVFIRDMPALMAKLKEHGIYTIARVVAFRDPYLAEQKPEWSLHVADDKIYRDNKGLAWVNPYKKEVWDYLVEVGKKAGEVGFDEIQFDYIRFAVDRTMNDVVFDDGDTQGRNKTQAITEFISYAYDELAKEGLFVSADVFGAIMRSEEDAAAVGQEYEDMAEHLDYICPMIYPSHYGPGNFGIEYPDTQPYDTILNALNGSRELLAASAKDDTPQAVVRPWLQDFTASYLEHYIRYGDEQVRQQIQAVYDAGYDQWILWDAGVSYHYGGLLTPEEAAKEDERIAR